GGAACAACACCCGCGGGCCACTTTTCGTGGCATAAAATCTCCGCCAGGCAGGCAAGGATCCGTTTTGTACTTTCGGTCATCAtgtttgactattttttttttcttattctgcTAGTCGTCCTCTCGTGCCTCACAAAggtgttgctgttgctgttgccgAACAGAGGGAACGCAAACACCATCGGTTCCCAGACATGCATAATGAACTATGCAAATTTATATGGAATAAGCTGAGATTCGTTTTTTGTTCCTCCCCTTTTGGTCATGCACCTCCACCACCAGAACCGTCACGATACCAGACACGGGTGCGGTAATGACGTGTAAGGCAAACGCTTAAGCACAATGCTTTTCAGGAATAGAAGAGGTTTTCAAGGCACTTAATATGACTATTATAAGAGCTGCTTACCTCCTTTATTGGGTGCTTCCTTTCCAAGAATCAACGATGTGGGCAATGGAGCACAAGGGGGACAAAGTGCGGCTGTTGTTCGTGTTAATAAGCATTTTAACAAGTACCGAAAGGGTTTCTATGACTTCCAGCAGGCTTGCGATAAAGTTCTGCTTGTAACGCTGGGGGTAGCGGACTGGAGGCTTTCCAAAGCACGATCCGATATCGAAAAGATCTCTTGGTTCGTGTTGAGAGGATAATTACAAAGTCAATATGCATGAGAGACTTTCGTATGTTTGAAAGCGCGCGCGTCGTGTGCGTTTGCAGGGAAAGTTGGAGTATGCTGAAATTTAATCAGCGATTCTAGGTAAATGTCGCCCCTCGTGGCACCATGTAACTAAATGGTTCTGTGATTTTATCCGAAAGATTGGAGGACCGGTGCTACCTGCTTTCGGCTATCGAAACCATTGTTAGCCCTGTAATTTTACGAAGCGAGCTCTGCCAGAAGGCTAGCACTGGAATCGATAAAGCGGAAAATTATCGATGCATGTGGTGTCGATTATGGCCTGGATGGGTTCTCTCCCGCTGGGGAATCCTTTCCGATCATGCAAATGGTTGTAATTTTAACTGATTATGTATGACGCAGAATGTTGCTATATTCGAGGGTCTATTTGCGGTTCATTAATACTCTTTTCATTACGATGAGATTTTAGCTTACGACACCACTTGCGAGCGTTTTTAATATCTACGcgcaatatttattttatttgtttgacgtaggactacgtctaaccattCAATGTATCGTTTGGAAAAAGTGTATAAATTTTGGccgttaatattttttaaattacatttttttattccaGACTAGCtgtcccggcaaacttcgtcccgcccaaaatttgtgttttgttatcaataccttcaaacattcacgttttcttactatgagcaagttcatgggtccaattgcagaactgttcattgattgatcttctattcgaccccgttgaatttaccttttactataaaattcctagtatttctaacaaaactcatcattataatatcagattactttcagatacaattctcgttcaagatttatcaaccacttgcaaataacatgtttctccgttacatggaataaatgtttatacagaaaatatgattgaataaagacagccctaaatcggacaataccttcctcgagttctgctcttatcaacacatccggtgatccttttttttggtatagataaaagaagatacaggagtgcgtttcatcacattaaaatccatttccagtttcgaacaaagatcaatttggctagcgcaaacatcgaatggactaacagcacttgtcactatgtagttgtagaacgtatgggaattaaattttccgaatttcccctttttcctttagagtgttccgaaaattttcaattgtcatgtttggttgaaatatgtgtagtaTTTTTATGGAACTCCCTCTACATTCCAGaaaagggaggggtgtcataccattatagaaacatttctcatacccaaaaaccctcacatcccaaattgtgcttgattagttctcgagttatgcagaagtttgtgtttcgtttgtatggcagccccccccccaccttaaagagagggggaggggagtggagagtctaaccactatagaaacgtttattgcaccctaaaaacttcacatgcaaaatttggtttcatttgcttgaagaattctcgagaaatgcagaaatttgtgtttaatttgtatggcagtccccccccccccctcagagagagaggagaggagtgtctattcaccatggaaacgttccGTGTACCCTAAAACAtccgcatgacaaatttggctccatttgcttgtttatttttcgaatcatgcagaagtttgtctttcatttgtatagcagctaccccttagagagggggtgaagtgtcttaccaccgtaaaaacatttattgcaccctaaaaactccatatgcctaatttggattcattcgcttgaataattctcgagtaatgtagaaatttgtgtttcacttgtatggcagcccccccatagagagaggggtggaaagtctaaccaccatagaaacatttattgcaccctgaaacctcaatatgcccaatatGGATTCATTTACCTGAATAATTTTcaagtaatgctgaaatttgtgtttcatttgtatggcggccccccttagagaggggggaggggtgttGAACTATCATAATAACCTTCTCCGattccaaaaacccctacattccaattttcatgtcgatcggctcagtagtttccgagtccataagaatcagacagacagacagaaatccatttttatagatatagattgCAATTGGTATGGTATCCCTGTATCTGTCTTCCGTCGCTGCATAATTGTGCCGCTTGCCTTCATTTTCAGACACTCGTTTGAAAGAGGAGTTTTTCCCATGAGCTGGAAAGAATCATACATGTTACCTGTACACAAAAGTGGGGATCGACGTAATGTGaagaactatcgtggaataaccAGCCTCCCCGCTGCATCGAAAATTTTTGAGATTATCGTCAGtgatcaaattctacatgctacTAAGTCCCACACTTCGTCCGATCAGCACGGTTTCATTCCCGGTAGATCCGTAAGTACCAATCTGTTGGATTTCACCAGTACTTGTTTCGAAGCTTTAGAACAAAAGGCACAGGTAGACGTGATCTACACAGACCTAAAGGCGGCCTTTGATAAGATCGACCACAAAGTGCTACTGTGTAAACTATCACGGATGGGCGCATCGAACAGATTGGTGTCGTGGTTGTCGTCGTACCTGACTGATAGGAAGCTTCGTGTCAAGCGTGGCTCTAGCGTGTCATCATCGTTTGTGAGCGTATCTGGTGTCCCACAAGGAAGCAATTTGGGACCTTTATTGTTCGTGTTATATTTCAATGACGCTGCATCTTCGTTAGGCTTCAAAAACAATCTTATGTATGCTGATGATTTGaagatctatttttttttatcccatttatttatttatcaggctcattagcattttatctgtaacagagccgggtttttatcgtgtacatgtacatatgtttatgtttctataaattgtaaattacacagtagaagtagtagccatttaggcgttaggttttctgttccattacattatggtaaattacactctagtagccatttcggcgtaagggtattctatctgttcttccattgttcagcagaccggacagcggagacagttgatattgatcattgttgggttatttatagaacagaacagcagcccgatgtttcttgcagagcagagcagttgtatggatgaatcgatcttatttcgaccgtgaatCGTTTTCTCCATCGCGggtgatggttgcgtggacgtagttattctataacaacacaaagatggtcaattgagggccctgatttGAAGATCTATGTCATGGTGCGTTGCATCGGGGATTGTCTACTTCTTCAAAGGCTACTCGATGAGTTTGTTCACTGGTGCCGCAAGAACAAACTTGCTATTAGCTTGTTATTATCGATCCAAGAACCCAATCATTTTTGACCATCACATCGTTGAAAATGTTCTTGAGAGAGTAGATGAAGTGGTAGATCTTGGCGTGGTGCTGGATCCTAAACATTCCTTCCACTCTCATTATACCTGGACCATATCTAGGGCAAACCGACAACTTGGCTTTCTATTCAAGATTGCCAAAGATTTCAAGGACCCGCATTGCCTAAAAGCATTGTATTGCTCACTTGTTCGCCCGATCCTGGAGAATGCATCTGCTGTTTGGGCTCCTAATGATGTCACGTGGAACCTAAGAATTGAACGAGTGCAAAAGAGGTTTGTACGGCTTGCGCTCAGAAATTTACCGTGGCGTGACCCATTCAACCTACCGGCATATCCTGACAGATGTCGCTTGCTTGGACTTGAAACAATTGATCGGAGACGAAAGATTCAACAAGCGACGTTTGTAGTTAAACTACTCAATGGCGATGACGACTGCTCTTATCTCCTATCGCTTTTGGACTTTCGAGTAGGATGCTGAGATACCGATCCCTAATGCAACCGGGATTTCATCGTACTTTGTATGGATACAACCAACCTGTTTGTGTAACGATCCGCAAGTTTTCGTCCGTTGAATCAGTGTTTGAATTTGGAATGTCCACGTCACAATTTGTTAATAGTATAAGAAGACTGCATGTATTTTAAAACGTGATAGATTATTCATTAAGACTATTTCTGTCAGAtgaatcaaataataataaagaataaagaataaagaatggGTTCTAAAACACGATATGACGTTAAGGGCTTTCCATCTATCGCGGTTACAGAAAAGAAATATGCAttacttctgcattactcgagaattaatcaagcaaataaaaccaaattaggcatatggaggttttagggtgcaataagcatttctatagtggttagacactccacccccccccctttttttaagggggagctgccatacaaacgaaacacaaatttctccattactcgagaacaaccaaattagtcatatggaagctttaggggacacgaaacatttctatggtgaatgtgataacgaaaaatggctagttatttcataaaaacgtaaaatgaaTTTCATTGTTTATACACTACAGCATAAATTGATATTTGACATCGGCCAGttaaaaaatacagaaataaaCGATAGTtatataattaaaatattcGAATATTATTTACATACTGACGAGACGATTTACCAAATAATATATTCCGCCAATATCAAAAACTGTAAATTTTTCTAGTGAACTAAATTGCTCGTAAGCTCTCGGGGCAACGCAATATGAGACTCTGAAATGCAGACACGGAACCAATAAAACGCACCCTGTGCCTATTTGGCGAGAGCACTGACTTATTTCAGACAAAATTTATCTTCCCCAGCCGGTTCCTGCACTTATCATTCATGCATACtcgcaaaaaaagaaaaaaatgaaaccgGACCTCTGCAACTAATTTGGGTAACAATCTCGAGAGGATAAACGCTAAACCGATAAAACATAAATCTAtctccatacaaaaaaaaaatgggataacCGGACGAATATCCGCCACGAGGACGGTCCACTTGGGTTATGGGCACAAAGGTCTGAcatatttctttttttgtttggcTCCGGTGTTGCTAATGCTACAATCTCGTTGGATGGAAGCAGATCACACGTGTGTTACTGAAGAATTACcggaaataataataaaaaagatgAAAGCCCAGGGCATTTTATGCGTCTTTTTTTCTGGTGTATTtatgtgtgtgtgagtgtgtgtggGAACTCGAAACATTCATTTCTCAGGATAGTCCGCACGTGGCACGACTTTTGTGAGTTGGTTGAAACGAAAATAGCCTTGGCTGAGGTTCATGCAAAATGAAATTGATAATTCACGAATACATCTTCTGGGAAAATGTTTTTGAATGGTAAAATCAGCTAATTTTCACGAAAAATGCTTGAGTGGGAAGCGTCTGTCCCTTGTTTTTCTTTAGCTGACAGAGAGAAACAATCTTTGCATGTTGTTCAGATGGTGATTTTATTTCTGCGATTCGTTGTGTCCGGTAACATTAAAGTGATCACTTTAAACGTCCCTTGGAACGATGGACATGTAGCAGAAAATCTCCCCGTTGGCATCTTTGTGAACCGACATCGACGCTGTGTCATCCCCGGATCTGTGCAACACCATTGGTGCTGCTGGGCCTGATTTTGGAAGATATGGACATCTCGCAGCCAAAGCATCCCCGAGAGCTTCAGCCAGCGGAACCAACGGTTTTTTCGGAGGTTGACTCTTGAAGGGTTCCACAAAATAGATCGGCACCGATTGGCACATCAACTTCAAATAATCCAGATATTCCTGAATCAGtcttggatgagcagtttgttCGGCCGCCGTTTCGGATAGCTTCCTGATCCATTCGGTAACTCGAACACGATCCACCGGATTGGACAGCTTGGAGCATAAATACATTAGCTCCAAGATGGACTCCTTATATGAAgacatttttttacaaactgaCGTTCGGATGCTTACGCCTGCCTGGATCAGACAAACCGAGGGGTTAACCCAATCCAATGAAACCGCATTTAATGTGACCTTTTCGTCCTTCTAAATTGGTTTTGAATTTCCAAGATTCATTCCCAATGGGAAAGGCTTCCGTTGTGTGAAACAGGGGCGGCGGGAGTAGAGAATCCGGATAATTGAGTTGTTCGCTTTATTGTAGGTTTTTATTGCCAGTTCCGTTTGCTACGGATCCACAAATCCACACAGCGCGCAAATCTTTTTTTCCCGTATTAACCTCGCAAAAGCATCTCATCAATCTGGTTGAAAGTATTTTCCTTTATCACCGCACGGCAGCCGGTCAATATTGGGACAGAGTAGTGAGAGAAAAAAAGGGATCTCGAGGGATGCGCGTTTCACCTGCCTCAACCGCAGCCAGCGAAGTCCAACAGGTGCGAGTCGAATTTTGGGCTGAGTCGTCAACTGTTGGGGAGGTCGAAGGCAATTTCACCCCGCCCGTCAGAATCCGATCAAAACCGAAATCTGCGACTACTCGAGACGAGCGAGGCAAAGAAAAAGAAGCAACTGAAATTACGTCATTATGACATCCATTCAAACGGAACCCTTCTTCGGATGGGATTGAGTAGGTTGGCAGGATTCACGTTCTGAAACGGTGGGAGGCCACACGCTGAAAGAAGAGTGATAATCGAAAAACCAAGGGTTGATGGCACCGGCAATGATTGCAATTCGATACTAGGGTAATGATATGGGGTTCGGATGCTGTAAACATCAACCATCGCTTATTACTTTCGATATTATGATTCCGAGGCGTTCCGAACAAATTTGATCGCAAATAAAGCATAACAACAAGTACGAGTTCGATCGATATACTTTTAATTTTCTTATCGCTGTATTTATTTCATTGGGACCCCTCCATTCAGATAGTCTATTCTgaattgaaacaaacaaaatgaGTGCCTAGGTTTGTGAGCAATACTCTTGAAACATGGTGATAACATGTCTATTCCTGCCACTGGTAGTgctactagaggcgaatgaacttcaagcCAAACCTGACTATCAAACAAATCAATGCATTGGGCGGTAGATAAATATTTTAATtgaaggaaaatatttttttaatatagatATGACATTTTCTGGTATTTAGTTGAACTAAGTAGAATGCAAAGAAAAAACATCAACTGCTTGATTAGACGAGAGTTTTCATCTTCGTGTAGATGACACGTGCGATAAACTAATGCACATTGGgaatatttttcattcaatgcAATTAGAAGAACGTGGCAACTCATTTCAAACCCAAGCAAACATTCACGTCGCTAGCATTCATCTTGTTGCAGTTGCAAATGCCCCTGGCAACCAGGGCAGTTTAGGTAGCCCTGCAAAACAAATTCAGCAAACAGTACCAAGATTGCGACATCTCGGTTTATTATTCATGGCGGAATTTTACACTGATGCGTAATGATATAATTATTGAATGCGaaagaaaattatatgaataagaAGATACTGAATTAATTGACGAACAAATCTCATAATCATCCATAGCTATCTAtaaagccattccatgtcaaaccaatAAAGTGGTTCtgagatttccatgaaaagtggtagttttgttctttatcgtaaaatatcaaactcgtatttttttaatttttttcgttagggtggtccgaaaaattcactttttcccaaaaattccttttttcaataattcataacttttgaaccgatttagataatagacatatcaaattgaaggtttttctttttttttctctatattatagtgactttcaacacattccggctgattttttttgtgtatttattTAGTCAATAACCATATTTACAGATTTACAAAGTAGATGATTTTCATTTTCGTTCTGTTTTCGGTAAGCTTTGCATATTTTGTTCGTCTTCCTTAAATCTATCATTAATCTTGGGGAGCCAATTACCCGTGGCCTACTCGGGTTTAGTGACACTACAAACTATACACTAACACGCACGCTTTCACTCACGCATACATACGATCTTTTGAATACTCATACTCAAACATAGAGGAATGGAAAGGACAAAGTAATTCAAGTAATTACCAaaatggtttttgaatatgcTCTGATAGTTACATCGCGTAGTTCTTATTTTCTGTTTTAATTCATCCATGTTACCTTGCCctttgttttcaaaattaaatactaTAGTTTCTGTTAC
The Toxorhynchites rutilus septentrionalis strain SRP chromosome 2, ASM2978413v1, whole genome shotgun sequence genome window above contains:
- the LOC129764196 gene encoding uncharacterized protein LOC129764196, which produces MSSYKESILELMYLCSKLSNPVDRVRVTEWIRKLSETAAEQTAHPRLIQEYLDYLKLMCQSVPIYFVEPFKSQPPKKPLVPLAEALGDALAARCPYLPKSGPAAPMVLHRSGDDTASMSVHKDANGEIFCYMSIVPRDV